TGCACCAACGGCACAGCACTGTTCAATCACAAGTTCAGCTCGTGCCTCTCAGAACGTGGGGGGTTTTGCAGTCTTTCTGTCAATAAGTGCAGAGTAAGTTATGCAAAAAGAGCTCAAACACTCTTTGCTGGGGAATAGAAAATGGGGATTCTTTTCCTTCCAGTGCCTACATGAAAGGTCAACAGCATTTTTAAATGATGCTGTAAAGAACAAGTATTAAACTTAGTACAGAACAGTTCAGTGTCACCCTACATATGACTGCATCCTTTTGCCCCCAAATTCATTTGTTTTGCACAAGTATTTCCCAAATTTGGCACAGGAATGAGCTCGCTCCATCCCTAGCGATGCGACGTGTCAACCAGCAGGTCAGCTCAGGACTGGAGCAGCGTCCTCCCACACCTGCAACCAGCCACAGAtggaacagaaacaggaaaactcCTGTGCGACTGCAGGAGCAGCTGTGAGGGATTCTGCGCAAGTAACGCTTGTTCCACACAgagctttttttaataaatctattTCTGCTGGGATTACAGACCCCAAAGCCCTCGCTTCCAAACACCTGGTGCCTCCACATGGCTCTGAGCAAAGCCGTGATAAGCAAAGGCTCAAGCTTTTGAGGAAGGCTGGGAGCCAGCGACTGAGATGCCAGACTTACCTGTGGGTCTTGGTGTATCTTCTGAGCATCCTTCTCGTAGCTGTCGATGTACAGCCGCACCGTTGCTCCAGCGCTGCCGGTACCGCTTAGCCGGAAGATAATGCGGGAGCCGTCAGAGAAGATGAGCCGCAAGCCCTGGTaagagagaaggagggaagagCCTCTCAGCCACACGCCTCTTGGATACCCAATGTATTTTCCGTGAGACCCAGCGTGGCTATGCCTGACCTGCACAATCCCAGGGCTCCTCCTCTTCAGGGAGCCGCAGGAGGCCCCTCTATTATCCTTTCCCCACTCCCACAGGAGCGAGTGTCCCTCCGAACCCACTCTggaggacctgctggagctcCTGAACACAGAGCCCGTTGCTGCTGTAAGGTTCCTTGCCCCAGCGCTTGCTGGGAAACAAGCGTCAGGGTCCGACTCTGTGTTGGACACCAACCCGCTGCTCTTCCACGACAGCAGGACGCACAGAAGATgctcctgccatccccacgggCAAGGCGATCATTCCTGCAGGATTTCGCCATTATTCCTTCCCACTGACTATGCTTCCACGTTCTGCTGTCAGACCAATCCATCTAGAGGACATTTTTATTCCAGTTATCTCTGGTGACAGGTGACTCATCTCACGTGTATTTAATACCCCCGTGGCTTCTGCAGCCTGGAACTCCACCCCCGTTGCAGCCGCTCCGCACTGCCGCCTGCCCTCTTCGGGACCAGCACGGGGAGTGCCATCGCCTCGGGGACAAAGGCACCCAGGGAGGGTCTGTTTGCGGCAACCTGGGGGTCTCGTGCTAGAGACAAGACAGCCCCTGAGCGGGAGGGCTTGGGCCTCGTGCTCCAGTGGGGTTTCAGCCCTTCGTTCAGCACGAGCCGTTCCTCAGCCGCTGACCCACCGCCCAGAGGATCCCTCTCAGCTCGGCTCCGTCGCCCCTTCCCctctggggtggctgtggggaagctctgctctccctctgggccctgctggggctggagcagcctccAGACCCTTCCCTCTCCAAGGCAGCAATTTCCCTCAGGCAGGGCAGGATCCCACCAGCAAACACAGGGCAGAAAAAAACTTCCAAAGGACAAATGCAATCTTTGACTTCAAAGAGGGTGCAAATGCAACGGGCAAAGACTAAGCCCAAAATACCCAGTGGAACACCCCTCCGAGGTCACGTTCAGCCCAGGCCAGGCTATGCCCACCTGGTTTTTGGAGACACTTCCATCCACGGGATCGTTGTACTCAAAATTATCAGCTTTCTCAACCGTGTAGACTTTGTCACCAGCTGATAACTGCTTCCCCGCAAAGGAGCGGTCAAACATCACTGTCTCCAAATCCTTCATCATTTTGTTAGCTGCATCTGCATCCACCTCTTCGTAGTCGTATCTACAACCAGTCACCATAACGCAAACGTTAGGAAGGGGAGGCTGGAGTAAGCAGCAAAGTTTTGTGGTGCCCGTGTTTAAACACTGCGGTCTGGCCCAGGTATGGTCTCtatgggagggaaggaaggaggggaaggaggggaaggaggggaaagggaaggaaggagggaaagggaaaaagggaaaaagggaaaaagggaaaaagggaaaaagggaaaaagggaaaaagggaaaaagggaaaaagggaaaaaaaaggtaaaaagggaagaaaaagggaaaaagggaaaaagggaaaaagggaaaaagggaaaaagggaaaaagggaaaaagggaaaaagggaaaaagggaaaaagggaaaaagggaaaaagggaaaaagggaaaaaggatctGCATGCAGCAACGTCGATATGGTCCCATACAGGTCCGTGGGACACACTCCGACGTATCACAGGCACTCGGCGTCAGGAGAGATGAAAGCACAGCATCTTGCGCTAGGTGTTATCGAAGGCAGAGGGCTGGACTCCAGCAACGCTGACTGCAAAGAATTTATTCTAATTCTGCCGATAGGATCTCGACAGGTTCTTCACAGTAACAATTTCGCCTGAACATCCTCGTGTGCGTCCCCACAGCAAACCGCAGGTGCGATTGCAGCCCACGGTAACATCCCAGTGCCAGCTTTCATCGCATTAATCCgggcaggagaggcagcagagAGCGGCTGAAGCACACGTCGGGACCCGAGACTCTGTACTCTGATCGCCAGCGTGATCTGCGCCGCTTTTCTGTGCCCGGTTGGCTAGATGGAGCACGCACAGGCTTGCTAACCTGCCCACCCCTGCACTTCGCCTGCTATGCAAACAGACCTCTGGTGCGAAGACTGCCCTTTTTATTCTAGACTTTAGCATTTTTTCCACAGGTTTTAATGCCTCAGATGTGtgctggctggggtgggggggggagaaggaaaaaaatggcaagTTCTTCCATTTGGCAGTTTGAGACCAAATTTTCATGTAGGTCTTCCAAGCTGAAAGATTTGTGCCTAACGCTTTCCCTCCTGTCAGCGTTCCCACCTTTGTGTATGTGCATCCTTCTCCTTTCATCTTCCACGCCTACTGCAGTTTAAATTAGAATATTTGGGGACTGGATAGAAACGCCACCAGGTAAATAACGGCCTCGGAGCTCGGCAGCCATTCAATAAGACATCGCCACCACTGAAGATATTGCAAATTAACTTGGGATTTGTGGTCTCAAGAAACATACTGTCCTAGTGGCAAAAAAAGACTCTTGCAAGACAAAAAAtctccattaaaagaaaaaaaaaacctcgcATATATAAAATGTACAGCCTTTGCGGACTTTGCTACTTGGTAGATTTATGTTCAGAATAACAAATCCCAAACTGGGCATCGTGACAGGTGAATACCCACCGGTTTGTCTAACCCAGAtaggctgcctgctgcagcgAACGGCTCGGGGAGTTTGTGGTTACTGCGGCTGCATGGCCACAGCCGGGGCAGCGAGGTGGGAACAGCACTGCGGAAGCACATGCGGCTGCCACCCGTGCCGAGGGCTCCGACCTCGGAGCGTCGAGCACAGGACAGAGCGAAGTCAAGCGCGAGGCGTCGGGAGTGCTTTCCTCACCTGGTGAAGAAGTTCCTGCCGTATTTCTGCCAGTGATCCTTCATGATGTCCTCCACGCTCTGCTTGCGGGCGGCCAGTATGGAGAGCCACGCCAGGACAGCCCACAGCCCGTCCTTCTCACGGATGTGGTCGGAGCCTGCGGAGAGCCGCAGCAGAAACAGGTTTCCCACCTCCTTGCATGCCAGAGGCTGTGCTAGGGCCCTGCCTTGTCCTCTCGCCTCCATCCGACTGGCAGCCACACAAACTCACGAATGGAAGGCATTTCGTGAGCTCCATCCCTGCTGTATTGTTAAAACGGTTCAAGAAATCATCTGCTTTTAGCTATAGCCCACATAAAACGTTTGGCCCCTTTTAACTCACACACACTCATCGTTCACAGGCCCTTAATTCTGCTCCCAAGGCAGTAATGGGGAATGCACAGTAAAAAggtcattaaaaaggaaaaaaaaaaaaaaggcaaacgcAAAGGAGCAGCTCAGGAAGGACTCACATCGACCCTTCAAGCAGCTGTCACGTCCATTCTGCCAAATCAGCGTACTCCGATCAGCACATACTCTGGCTGAGCACCAAGAAAAATATCAGCCCTCGCCGAGGAAGCCAAACCCTAACGACTCCAAACTCGCGCTGCGACAGAGAGAAGAGCCGCTTGCCGGAGGGCAAACAGCAGAGCAAGGAGGGGCTTTGCTCGCCTGCGGAATCCAGGAGAGCGCCTCGTGCCTGCTCTCACGCCCAGGCGCCAGGCACTGACGGGCTGCGAAAGCCCCCGCTTTGTCTGGAAGAGGATTCCTCCAAGCCAGCACGGCAGAGAGCCCGAGgccggcagagcccagcccagcctcgcCTGGGCACGCCGGACCGGGGCTGACAgcggggcagcaggggctgcgcaGCACCCAGGCCCCCGCGAAACCTGAGCGGGTGGTGCAGCTTAGATGGCCCCCCGAACACCTAAATTAAACGAGGGATCAAATGGCGGCCCGGAATACTCCGTGCTTCTGGCTTGCGAGTTGGGCACCGCGCCCCACAGATGCACAACCTCTGAGCTTCATCCTTGGAGCTCTGGAAAGCCTCCAAACAGGTACTACTGAAAGCCCAGGGAGCCAGGGGACGCCTGCTAATGCAGAGCGCGCTCCAGAGCTGCCGTTTTACCCTCGCCCGAATTGCCAGGGTGGGCAACGGTCCGGGGAGAAAGGCTGGGGCGCAGGGTACGTGGTGCTTCACACAAATCCCACTGTTGTGGACGCAGCGAGAAATTATCCTCACGGTCCTTTGTGGCAGAGGGAGCTGCACAGAGGTGATGGAGAGGAATGCTGAATAAACACAAGTCCCATGTGATGTATCAGCTTATTGCTGGAATAAAATACccaagaaagcaagcaggaagTCTGTCATGTCACATTACTCTAATTGCTCCTGGACCCCAGTCCCACCGGGTCACAGTTTGTTTCAGTTTTTACTGGGTCTCTTTGGCTGCCCCTTCACCTCTCTCCCCTTCCGCACTCACGTTCTGCCCCGCTACAAACAACTCCTCATCAACTTGCTGTCAAACAACCTTCCTCGCTCCTTGAAGCGTGTCTGCCATATGGGCAAACCGACTTCGCGTCGCAGGGGGTGTCCCACACTCCTTTCTTCATCTGTCCCTCCGCCCTGAAAATGCTTCAGGCCACTCCGACATGCTGCTGCGTggccaaaaccccaaacccctctcccagcccctgctgcaAATGGAATCGGTCGCCCGGATTTGTAGGCTAGGGTCACTTACCTGCTGGGGGATGGAGAGCAACTATGAGCTCATTGCTCACACAATAAAAGATGGAAACAATTTGAGAGAGCTGCTCGTTAGAGGCCATCTCCTATCAGCAGCTCCATGAGtcatttgctgctttttgttttttatttatttactgaaatgCCAGTGCCCTCTCATTAGCCAAAGTCCAGAACGTAAACTTCACGCATGCTGAAATCACTCCGGGCAAAACTCCAAATTCTTTCTTTACTCACAATTTACTTCAAGATTTCTTTACAGAGATACCACATTTTCTGAAATTCCCCTTTCCTTCCAACCTAAGGCCAAATCCCATATATTAGAATAGCATTTGATTGCTAAAATATTGCCACTGAAGCCTGCGTCAGCCCCACAGCAAACCCCTTTCAACCCGAGCGTGTGATGCCATTCCCTCAGCTACAGAAAAGCTGGGGTAATCCTTTCACGTCGGGTTGCGCACCCCAGTTCCACAAAGCACTTGGTCTCAGGCATTTGGGGACCTAAGGCCACCCCTGCTCTGCGAGACGCCCACGCACAGGCTAAAACGTTTTCCTGAAATACGGGGGGGTGGAATGAAAACACAGAAGGCTGGAGCCTGATGTCAGCCAAGCTGAATACCCTGAAACCCCCGTGCCTCGCacatcccaccagcagccccctgTCTTCAGAAAACGGGAAAAACAAGACCTCGGGCAGAATTCAGACCAGAAAAAACTTGGCCTTTGTGTATGAACGAGGTGCTGGCCTCCTGCGTGCAGGGAAGATTCCACTTCCACAGTCAGGATGTTAGAACCACGTGCTAGATGCTACGGGAGAACTCAGAAACTGCCGAGGCCTCCCGGGAACCCTGCGCGTTCCCAGCACGCCGCTGCGACGCAGGGCAAAATCTGCTCACTTTAACTTCCCTGCACAAACACTACATTTCGTGTCACACGCACACCCCTAGTAAATTCCTTAAGATGTTCGCTTTGTTTCTCAGTAACCTAATAACTTGCTTAGACTGTTCAAAGGCAAGTGTTAATTTAAACTTTATAAATCATACCTTGTTTTTAGAACAGGAAAATGAGGGCCCTATTAAGCTCAGAGATTTAATAGTGACCTGAAACCTTCCCTAATAAAACTGCATGCTCCAAACCatatttctttccagaaatgaaaacatttagaaGGTTTTCCTGGCCACCAAGagttgaaaaatatatttaacactGCACTTAGTCCCCATAGACTCAATGACCGGGCTAGTAAAGAGGCCCTTCAACTTCCTGCGTATCTACATACGCCTACCTAAATAACCGAAAGGAGAGCTAGCTCTTGCCTGACAAAACTTTTAGCATTGTGTTCATTTCCACTAGTGATTCTtgcaagcttttcttttttcattattttagaaGCGTTAACAACCACACATGAAAGATAAATCCCAGGCTACCCAGCACCATAAAGAACTAAGAGGAGAAATAATACCCTCACTGGTGAGATCGGGAACGCTGACTTACCCGTACCAAAACTTTCCTCTCCACACAGAGACAGCTTGTTTGCATCCATCAAGTTTCCAAAGAACTTCCAGCCAGTTGGAGTTTCATACAAAGCAATCTTTGTAGCGTGGGCCACCCTTCAAAGGCAAGATGGCTATGTCACACCACAGCTGGGCTCTGCGCGCTCCCCGGTGAAATACGGCGGCAGGAGCTTCAGCTGCTGCCAAGCACCTCCTTCGGGGTAACACTGCAGGCAGGCCACGCCGCCGTTTTGGCTTTTTACAACGAGCAATTCTTTGTTCCTCTATTTTATCCCGGTGTAACGCTTGGGAAGTGTGTGGGATGCCCAACTACAGAGCAGATATAAACTCACAGCTCTTCTAAAGCCATTTTAAGTTTGAGATCTCAAAGCCGACAAAGTATCATtatcaaacttaaaaaaaaaaaaaaaggtggtgagGATCACTTGTTTGGGCTTATCTTTAGAGAAAAGAGCGAGCCAGGAGCGAAGCCCCACTCTGCCAGGTCCCCAAGCAGGATTTAATTCATTAAACTTCCCTGCCGGCCCTGGCAGCCAGcccgcagcagccctggccctgccTCACCCCTCGGGCAGGCCAGGCACTCGCTCCCCACCACAGACCTGCGCTAGACCACAAAAAAGGGACAGTCCCTCTCCTCGGCagcgctccctcccctccccaccgcgCAGAGGCGGGTGCTACCTGTCGAGAGCCCCGCTGGTGGGCATGCTCCGGGCAAAGCCACGGACTCCGGTCTGCTGGAAGTAAGGGATACTGAAAATATTGGCAGCGATGACGGCGACGGAGTCGGAGGGGTTGACGAAGAAGCCATGTTTCCCAAGAATCATGTTGCGATCCTGGCGAAGACAAGAGAGACACAGCTCTCCTCCCCGCTTTGCGCAGAAAGGCTGCAGGGGCAGAAGTTGCTCTACTTGGCAGGCGCAGCCTATAAACCCAACAACTCACAGAGATTTTTGACTGCACTGAAATAAATGCAGAGTTTGGAAAGTTAAATAGCAACACCTGTACAGTGTTTCACCTTCCTGCTGATTTTTCACAGCCTTTAAAGCTATGTAAATACCGTTTGGACTTCATTATGAACACAGCAGCCAACCATTGCCGTGGTGGCAAACTGCATCGAGTGGTTCACGTCCATCTGCAGTTACAGCAGGGAGCGAGGGAGAGAAAAGCTCTTCGCCTCCATCCTCCCCTGTTTAAAACCAGCTGAGCCGTCCCTCCCCCACAACTGACTAGGGGGCAAAAAGGGGACTGCGGAACAGCCCAGTTACCCCGTCTCCATCAAAGGCAGCTCCAAAGTCGTACTCTCCCGTCTTCATGGTCTGGACCAGGTCGGCAGCGTAGGTTAGGTTGGGGTCGGGATGGTGGCCACCGAAGTCCTCCAGTGGGGTGCAGTTCACGGCTGAATTCGCTGGGGCTCCGAGCTCCTCACACAGGATCTTTTTTACGTAAGGGCCCACAACTACCACGGCAAAACACGGAGAGGAACGAGTCAGCCTCTGCCCTCAGTCAGCTCTGCGCCAGCCACGTAACCGCCCAGGCCTCTGGCCTGCTCACTTTGGGTCAGTTTGCCTGGTTTATGGCACTAAAGCACAAACACTCACATCAAAAGCCAAAAGCAGCACACAGGCGTGCTAAAGCCTGATCCACCCAGGCACACAAGCCCTTGCCAAAGCCAGCTTTGCAGCTGCGGGGCTGTCCCACGAAATAAGTGCAACCACTCGTGGGTTTAGAGGTGAGGATGAGCCTATGGCAGGGGCTCGGTGCGTGAGCCAGGATCCCACTGCGAGGGGCTCAGGCCCCAGCGCACCGAGGCATTCGCACGGCAGCATCACGTGGCAGAACAGAACGCACGTGTGAGCCACAGACAGCCGGCAGCACGGCAGGATTTACTGCCCTCAAACGTGAGCAGTGTAGGCAATAAAAAGCGAGTACAGGAATGGGAATGGCCTGGAGACAAGAGAAACAAGATGCTAAGAAAGCTAGGGCGCTCCTGAAAACGTCTGCTGAAGAAGACTCACAAGCATATGTATGAAATTACATAGAACAGTCCAAAGGTCCCGTTTTTGTACTCAAATATCTACAGGCAGACCTTTGTCTAGCGCCGTGTCCTCCATGGGACATCGACTCATGCAGAGTCTCCCAGAGCAGCTCGGATCACGGCATCAGCGCTAACCTCTGCCTCTCCAGCGCGGGCTGACGTGCGTGAGCCACGCAGCATCCCTCCccagagagaatcacagaatggtcggggttggaagggccctctgtgggtcacccagcccaaccccctgccgaagcagggtcacccagagcaggctgcacaggaccttgtccaggcggggtttgaatatctccagagaaggagactccacagcctccctgggcagcctgggccagggctccgtcaccctcagagggaagaagttcttcctcatgttcagctggagcttcccatgctccagtttatgcccgttgccccttgtcctgtcgctgggcaccactggaaagagtctggccctgtcctcctgacacccacccttgagatatttgtaagcatatattaggtccccttgcaaaCCCCGCCAACGTCTCTGCCCCAGGTCAATTCCCCAGTCCGAACATTtgacaaaagaaaacaatgtaaaGCTATAAAAAGTTtgcctgcaaaaagaaaaatgcagtatgttacaaaacaaaaaaacccacaaatttacAGGGGACG
This sequence is a window from Opisthocomus hoazin isolate bOpiHoa1 chromosome 6, bOpiHoa1.hap1, whole genome shotgun sequence. Protein-coding genes within it:
- the PGM1 gene encoding phosphoglucomutase-1 isoform X1, producing the protein MEDAPLPLLTMPTAPYNDQKPGTSGLRKKTFYFESKMNYLQNFIQSIFYSIDLRDRQGSSMVVGGDGRYLNKSAVELIVQMAAANGIGRLVIGQNGILSTPAVSCIIRKIKAIGGIILTASHNPGGPNGDFGIKFNIANGGPAPEGITDKIFQISKKIEEYAICPDLQVDLGTIGKQQFDLENKFKPFTVEIVDSVEAYANMLRNIFDFSALKELLSGKNHLKIRIDAMHGVVGPYVKKILCEELGAPANSAVNCTPLEDFGGHHPDPNLTYAADLVQTMKTGEYDFGAAFDGDGDRNMILGKHGFFVNPSDSVAVIAANIFSIPYFQQTGVRGFARSMPTSGALDRVAHATKIALYETPTGWKFFGNLMDANKLSLCGEESFGTGSDHIREKDGLWAVLAWLSILAARKQSVEDIMKDHWQKYGRNFFTRYDYEEVDADAANKMMKDLETVMFDRSFAGKQLSAGDKVYTVEKADNFEYNDPVDGSVSKNQGLRLIFSDGSRIIFRLSGTGSAGATVRLYIDSYEKDAQKIHQDPQVMLAPLISIALKLSQLHERTGRTGPTVIT
- the PGM1 gene encoding phosphoglucomutase-1 isoform X2; translation: MVRIVTVKTKPYGDQKPGTSGLRKRVTVFQSNANYTENFIQSILATVPPGERQEAALVVGGDGRFYMRDAIQLIVRIAAANGIGRLVIGQNGILSTPAVSCIIRKIKAIGGIILTASHNPGGPNGDFGIKFNIANGGPAPEGITDKIFQISKKIEEYAICPDLQVDLGTIGKQQFDLENKFKPFTVEIVDSVEAYANMLRNIFDFSALKELLSGKNHLKIRIDAMHGVVGPYVKKILCEELGAPANSAVNCTPLEDFGGHHPDPNLTYAADLVQTMKTGEYDFGAAFDGDGDRNMILGKHGFFVNPSDSVAVIAANIFSIPYFQQTGVRGFARSMPTSGALDRVAHATKIALYETPTGWKFFGNLMDANKLSLCGEESFGTGSDHIREKDGLWAVLAWLSILAARKQSVEDIMKDHWQKYGRNFFTRYDYEEVDADAANKMMKDLETVMFDRSFAGKQLSAGDKVYTVEKADNFEYNDPVDGSVSKNQGLRLIFSDGSRIIFRLSGTGSAGATVRLYIDSYEKDAQKIHQDPQVMLAPLISIALKLSQLHERTGRTGPTVIT